The window CCGCCAGGAAGCCACGGCCGACAACCGCAAGGCGCTGTATGCCGCGGCCAAGGAACGCTGCGACGCCATGAGCGGCAATGCCAAGGACACCTGCATCGCCGACGCCAAGACCAAGTACGGCATGTAACCCATCAGGGAGCGTCGCGCCGGAGCATATCGGCGCGACATCGGATTGAAGGGCGAGAGCCTCTACGCCGTCCAGTGCAGCAATGCCTGGGCGGTTTTTTTACGCCTGCGCTATCTCCGGATCGAGGCGGCCGCGCGGTTTAGGAGCTGCGCCCTAATATGTTGCAGTGCAGCGAAAAGCGCTTGCCAGCCAGGAATCGGTGCCTATAATTCAATCCATGCTGCACTGCAACATAACCGGGTCGGCCGGAAAGATCAGTCGGAGCAGTCCCTAGGTTCCCTTTTTTTATTTACTGGAGATATTGATTATGTTGACCGCAGAACAAATTCTGGCTTCCCACAAAGCAACCGTCGAAACCCTGTTCGGCCTGACCAACAAGGCTTTCGAAGGCGTGGAAAAACTGGTCGAGCTGAACGTGACCGCTTCCAAGGCTGCCCTGTCCGAAGCCGCTTCGCACTCGCAAGCCGTGCTGAGCGTGAAGGACGCGCAAGAGCTGCTGGCCCTGCAAGCCAGCCTGCTGCAGCCTCTGGCCGAGAAGACCGCCGCCTACAGCCGTCACCTGTATGACATCGCCCAAGGCACCGGCACCGAATTCACCAAGGCCATCGAATCGCAAGCTTCCGAAGCTCAGAAGAAGATCGCCGGTCTGGTCGACAGCGCCGTGAAGAACGCGCCTGCCGGTTCCGAATCCGCCGTCGCCGTGATGAAGAGCGCCATGGCCACCGCCAACAACGCTTTCGAATCCGTGCAAAAGGCCGTGAAGCAAGCTTCCGACGTCGCCGAAGCCAACTTCAAGGCTGTGGCCACGACCGCCGTGAACGCTGGCGCCGCTGCCACCAAGAAGCGTTAATTCGCTGCACGACTCGGATTTCAGAGAGTCTCCTCGGGTCCTTTCGTAGCCATCCGGCTCAGGGATCCTTGCAGGGCCCCGTCGCAAGACGGGGCCTTTTTTTGTCTGGCGTCGTCACTCAAGGTCTATTTGCGC of the Rhodoferax koreense genome contains:
- the phaP gene encoding TIGR01841 family phasin (Members of this family are phasins (small proteins associated with inclusions such as PHA granules). Note that several different families of phasins have been named PhaP despite very little sequence similarity to each other.), whose product is MMLTAEQILASHKATVETLFGLTNKAFEGVEKLVELNVTASKAALSEAASHSQAVLSVKDAQELLALQASLLQPLAEKTAAYSRHLYDIAQGTGTEFTKAIESQASEAQKKIAGLVDSAVKNAPAGSESAVAVMKSAMATANNAFESVQKAVKQASDVAEANFKAVATTAVNAGAAATKKR